A window from Micromonospora profundi encodes these proteins:
- a CDS encoding nuclear transport factor 2 family protein: MNQSTQRDLVAEYFAGFRTSDHQRILATLTDDVEWVIHGHRTTRGKAEFDGEIENPSFTGSPQLDVQRVHEDGSVVVTTGEGSGVSVEHGPFRFAFNDLFTFRDGLIARVDSYVVPLP; the protein is encoded by the coding sequence ATGAACCAGAGCACCCAGCGCGACCTCGTCGCGGAATACTTCGCCGGCTTCCGGACCAGCGACCACCAGCGCATTCTCGCGACCCTCACCGATGACGTGGAGTGGGTCATCCACGGTCACCGGACGACCCGCGGCAAGGCGGAGTTCGACGGCGAGATCGAGAACCCGTCGTTCACCGGCAGCCCTCAACTCGACGTCCAGCGCGTCCACGAGGACGGCTCGGTCGTCGTCACCACCGGCGAAGGCAGCGGCGTCAGCGTCGAGCACGGGCCGTTCCGGTTCGCCTTCAACGACCTGTTCACGTTCCGCGACGGGCTGATCGCCCGCGTCGA
- a CDS encoding SRPBCC family protein — translation MTARATLRGDELIARRHLSASPERVWAAFTSPASIAAFWGGSHATVPGESVTVDLRPGGEFALDARAPDGATRRLRFVYVSITAPHELVFDEPVTGLRTTVTVQAADGGTDLTVHQRRLPPELRSTQAVDGLASILDALAAHLQQDQTTPPRRTA, via the coding sequence TTGACCGCCCGCGCGACACTGCGCGGCGACGAACTGATCGCCCGGCGCCACCTGTCGGCAAGCCCCGAACGTGTGTGGGCCGCCTTCACCTCCCCGGCGAGCATCGCGGCGTTCTGGGGCGGTTCACACGCCACCGTGCCCGGCGAGTCCGTGACCGTCGACCTCCGTCCCGGAGGAGAGTTCGCGCTCGACGCCCGCGCACCGGACGGCGCGACCCGCCGACTTCGGTTCGTCTACGTGAGCATCACCGCTCCGCACGAGCTCGTGTTCGACGAACCCGTCACCGGCCTGCGCACGACCGTCACCGTCCAGGCCGCTGACGGCGGCACGGACCTCACCGTGCACCAGCGTCGGCTTCCCCCCGAGTTGCGCAGCACCCAGGCCGTCGACGGGCTCGCCTCGATCCTCGATGCCCTCGCCGCACACCTACAGCAGGACCAGACGACACCGCCACGGAGGACTGCATGA
- a CDS encoding ArsR/SmtB family transcription factor — MSTSLAAPEPGLDLAFAALGDPVRRALVTRLAQSDATVGELAEPFALTPQAISHHIGVLRRCGLVEQRREGTRRPCRLRADQLSVLSGWIDEQRRAWDDRLDALERHLADGADR, encoded by the coding sequence ATGTCCACCTCACTCGCGGCGCCTGAGCCTGGCCTCGACCTAGCCTTCGCCGCCCTCGGCGACCCCGTCCGTCGCGCGCTTGTGACTCGCCTCGCCCAGAGCGACGCCACCGTGGGCGAGCTCGCCGAGCCGTTCGCCCTGACGCCGCAGGCCATCTCCCATCACATCGGCGTGCTGCGGCGGTGTGGTCTCGTCGAGCAGCGACGCGAGGGCACCAGACGTCCCTGTCGGCTGCGGGCCGACCAGTTGTCGGTACTCAGCGGGTGGATCGACGAGCAGCGCCGCGCCTGGGACGACAGGCTCGACGCGCTCGAGCGACACCTCGCCGACGGAGCGGACCGTTGA